The Enhydrobacter sp. sequence AGCAACGGCATCCATCGCAACCAGCTTTTCGCCATCGACTTTCCCTATCCGCTGGCCCGGACCGACGACTCCAAACCGCAGCCGCTGCGTTCCTCGACGGAAGACCAGATGCGCGAGCTGGCGGCGTTCGTGGCGGATGTGCGCGACAAGACCCATCGCCGCAAGGTGGCGCTGATCGCCTCGTCGCGCGGCGGCAATGCGGTGCGCAATTATCTCAAGAACGGCGGCGGGGCAGAGTTCGTTAGCCATGCCGTGCTGTGCGGCACGCCCAACAAGGGCATCGTCGTGTCCGACACGATGCTGGTCGGCAGCGAATTCAACGGCGCATCGCCCTTTCTCAAGGGCCTGAACAGCGGGCCGGACGATCTCGTTCCCGGCGTCGAGATGATGGCGATCCGCTCCGACAAGAACGACAAGTACTCCCAGCCCGACGCGCGCTTCGTCGGCCATCCCGGCAAGCCGACCGGGGTCGGCTACGACGCCTCGGAGCTGCGCGGCGCGAAGAATGTCGTCCTGGACGGCCTCGATCATCGCGAGACGGCATTCCACAAGCTCGCCTTCGCCGCCCAATACGAATTCATTGTCGGCAAACCCGCCGGGACGCTGTTCATCGCCCAGGAGCCGCGGCCGACATTGAACGGCAAGGCAAGCGGCATCACCGATGGTATCTACACCAATCTTCCCGTGTCGGGCGCCGAGGTCGAGATCTACGAAGTCGACCCCAAGACCGGCGACCGCAAGAGCAACATCCC is a genomic window containing:
- a CDS encoding alpha/beta fold hydrolase, which encodes MNVGRPTRRAVLAGAATVVPTLAFGQRRQAPRETVPPIVFVHGNGDSAAVWINNFWRFESNGIHRNQLFAIDFPYPLARTDDSKPQPLRSSTEDQMRELAAFVADVRDKTHRRKVALIASSRGGNAVRNYLKNGGGAEFVSHAVLCGTPNKGIVVSDTMLVGSEFNGASPFLKGLNSGPDDLVPGVEMMAIRSDKNDKYSQPDARFVGHPGKPTGVGYDASELRGAKNVVLDGLDHRETAFHKLAFAAQYEFIVGKPAGTLFIAQEPRPTLNGKASGITDGIYTNLPVSGAEVEIYEVDPKTGDRKSNIPAHRKTTGADGLWGPFISHSEAYYEFVLRIDGEPVTHIYRSPFLRSSDIVHLRPQPFGKGDEGAGAVVMMSRPRGYFGIDRDKFSLDGKVPPGITEGVPAVSTGKLHFDAKPRTIVAVLNNETIATRTFPAKDNHIVVAEFTN